In Cryptomeria japonica chromosome 5, Sugi_1.0, whole genome shotgun sequence, the genomic window AACCCAACTTTTAAAAGCCTTCTATGGGTTCATTTTCAGGATGTATCTCTTCCTTCGTGAcgtatttttcttccttctccgtTTGGGAAGATTGAGATTGACGTAGAGTCTGTTTTTCCTGAATCTTGGCATCCAGGGCACTAATCACATTGCTCACTGCTTTGTCAGGAGTGTCCACTTTACTCATCAGAATTTCTATAATTTCAGCAGGAGTCATTTCGGCCCCGGAGATCTTCTCCTCCACCAAAGGATAAAGTTCGTGCGCTTCAATTCTCAAATAACTGAAAGCGAGAATTTTAAAAACTGCGAAGTTGCAGTAAGAGAGTTCAATGTGGACATCCATTCTCCCAGATCTAAAAAGAGCGGGATCGAGATGTTCAGGGTGGTTAGTAGTAAAGATAATAATACGCTCCTCACCGCAGCAAGACCACAATCCATCCGTAAAATTGAGCAAGCCAGAAAGCGTAAGTTGACTTCGCAGCTTGCTTTCTGTGGCCTTCTCCTTCGACTCTCTATCCGTAAGATCGATGGAGCAGTCAATGTCCTCGATAACAATGATGGCCTTTTCACTGGTCTGAGTAAGAAGGGCGCGGAGCTCCTGGTTATGAGAGACCTTAGTGAGTTCAAGATCATAGATGtcatatttcatgtagtttgccaCGGCGGCAATTAAGCTGGACTTTCCCGTTCCGGGAGGGCCATGAAGAAGGTAACCCCGTTTCCAGGCGCGACCGATCTGTCTGTAGAAATCTTTTCCGGCCTTAAATCGATCAAGATCATTGATAATTGTTTTCTTTATGGATGGATCGAGTGCGAGCGTATGAAAAGTAGATGGGTGCTTGAAAGGCATGCTATTCCATCCTTGTCCACGAATGGCGTAAAATCCACTATTGGTATATAATTTGAGTTCCCTTTTGCCCAGTTTATGCTCCGCCGCCTTTTCGGATACGTGGTTCAAATAGGCCTTGAGGAGGTTCTGGTCTAGTTTGTTCATTTTGAGAGTATAGGCGTGCCTTTCAACGGTTTCTTTGTCCACCATTTTCTGTATGGTGTGTTGGGTCCAGCATATTCTCACTCCTCTGAATGAGTCGTGGATGAGTTGGTCTGTGTCGGGAGAGATGCCCAACTCTCTCGCATTCACGCCTCGATACGCCGTTAGATTGCGAACTTCCGCCGCGCTTTCCAGAGTTTTCACGTACTCTTCCGCGTCCGTGTACAGCTCGTTCATGTTCCATCCGTGCTTTCCTTTGAATTCTGGGAGGCTCACGCAACAATACAGATTTACGATGTCAAAAATGCGCATCACCCATTGTCTCACGATTTGGCGTACCTGTGGGGGAACATAGCTCTGTACGAATGTAATAAACCCGATTATGGAAAATATCTTTCCGATTAAGGCTTCCATTTCCATTTTTCACTACAAATTATCAAGTGCTAGCTCAGTTTTGGTTAGATGACAACAGTTTTTCATGTTTTATAGAGACTGTAAGCGTCGTCTCGCTATCAAAACGGCATTATTACCTTACAAGTCGTTAAAACTTTTAATTACACCACGGCCAACAAATCGTGCACGGTCGAGGTCGAGAATTATAATCTTCATAATTATAATTACTCATTACTATGGTTACGAGTTTCAAAATCTTGAGTATGTTTAATATTGGTGGCATGCTTCTTGGAAATAGAGGGAGGTGAAACAATAGAAAACAAACATAAGATTTATATTCATCAATGTAAAACATTACACCTCCTCATGATCACAAACTCACACTCACAGATACTCACAGATACCATAACGTAAGTCTGAAACATTACAGACTTATATTGGTCGCATGCTTCAGCTCATACTCACAGGTACCATAACATAAGTCTGAAACATTACACCTCCTGATCATAAACTCACAAACACCATTACGAATTCATAGTTGCTTGAGCTGCTGCTCACACAATCTCACAGAATTACTGCTCATAAAATCTCCTTACAGCTCTACACAGCTACGACGGGGTGGTATTTAGAGCATGGGTGACTGCAACAAGATAAGGTAATATTTATTAGGCATTGGTTGGATGTGATTTTCTATCCATTAATAAATATAGATCACATCTCAAGGTCATGGAAAATCACACATATTAATAAGAAGATAGGAAGGTGATAAGTTTAATAAATACCTAGATGTAAGgaatggttttttttgtttttttggtataGTGCTGCACGCTCTTAAGGAATAGGGTTGCGATTTTAACAAAATACCTAGATTTAAGGAATGGTTTTTTTTGTACACAGATGGATGAGGTCTATATGTCTCTGTGATTTTAGACTTATGCCTATTAGTGTAACTATCATCTTCACATGAAAGAGCTTAACAAGTGATAATGATATGTGGGCTTGAAGTGGATCGCATTACTTTCAGTCACTCCTTAATGAAAGAGTGTCTAATGGTAGGCTATGGTATTATTCAATAGAGTTGGATGAAATATTGTTCGTGCATTTAGTTATTTTCTAATGGTTAATTGGAGTGTTATCGTTATGATTTTAGCATTGATAAGTTTAATGAATTATGATTAGAAGGTGTTCTCTGTTATCCGAGTTTCTTCACTTATCCATCTTTGTTTATTTTCATCTCAAGTGTGCTTAAGAAGGGAGTATTCTCTTAAATTTAATTGAACACCAAATTAATCATAACTTAATTCCTAGATATAACTAATGTAAAAGAAGTatagaatgagataggaaaattgAAGTAAAGTGGTTATAGCATGCTAATttactttttaaaatttttaacatttgttttatttcgaatttggttgaatatttatttaatgtcTCATGATGGAATGATGGATTCATAATTCTTGTTTTCCATTCTTTTTGAAAGTAGTCATATTGTAAATAAGACTATTATGTATAAAAAGAATcaattttattctttttctttttatttacaaAATTTAGCATAAGGTAGTTATATTCTTGCAACgccatttttatatgttttttcatGCAACTTAGattatattttttaagtttttaatttttgAGATTCTTTTTCAAATCAACTTTTTCATCTATGACAACATACTAAGTGTAATTAAAATCTTGTTCTACCTAAGGTAATAAAATGTAAACTAACAAAGAAACAACATCAAAGTGTTATAATCGTTAGGTGAATTGATGAAATCTTATTACTAAAAAGACTCAACCtttcaaacaaaaaatattttgattaaatAACCTAGAAGAATCTTTAAGATTCTTTTACAACTAATATAGTTAGGTTCATCATAGCATCCACCATTCATAtgtcattttttctccttttaaGGTGGCCCATTTATTGAAAATAGAAGACTTAAATATATATTGATTTGAGAGGAAAGAAAAGAGGCTTACTATACTTTGCCAAAATTGTGATTTCCCTTGTGTCATTTTAAGCCTAATTGAGCTCTATTCTACTCTAAAAGTTCATTGTTAATATTACTGATATACATACTCAATTTTCCCTATACATCTTTTTATTGAAGAAACATCCTTATGGTACATAGGCAACTGTTTCACTGACATTAATCTATGTATATCAATAATGATGATGTTTTCTTAAATATTTCTTGAGCCAAAATTATATAGAGGTGAATAGTTTCTCAAATCTGAGGCACATAATTTTCTATTATTGTAGGTtgcaaccacttaatttttaaagcTTCACATCagtttattgattgatttattagTGGAATGAAGTAGATTATCTACATTCTTAGGTTCCATTTCATAGTGatgttataaatataatattatctcTTTAATTTACATCACCTCCACCTTTCTCCAAGGAAACCTTACATTGGTCTCTGAGATTCATTCTTGTTGATGTGCTTGTCATGAGAATCTTGGTCATATTTTAACCTTCAAACAAGCATTGCACAAATGTCTTAAAACAATTAGTTTCTACTATTTggaaaatattttgattattatttgaTAGGATGTTTAACAACCCAAggaccttcactatcaagcatatcGAGTCCCAGTAACAGAACACAACCTTTAACTCAACCAATTTGTTTGTATATTTTTGAGTTTCTATATAACTCTAACAATAGAAACATTGTGTGCTTTAATTCCTCATTTGTAGGCTCTACTGCATTAGTATCTTGTTGAAAAACACCACAATGAGGAGCCACAACCACCACTGCACATGCACTTTAAGTGGAGACTTCTTCTAGAACACTCGTTAAACTTCCCAATTCATCTACTCAGAACCAATAAGCATACTCACTAGTTGCAACTATAATGAAAATCATCCTTTCCAATGGAGGGATGTTGTTGTGATTTTTGGAATAGTCTTATCTCCACAAAAAATGGCACTTCAAAAAAACAATTAGATGTGCAAAACACAAcggttttttgttcatttttttgtgttttaagaGCAATAGGAAGGCAGAGAAAGAAGATTTCACTCCTAAAAATTTCACAAATATCtgttgtattttgtgaattttaaAATCTTACAGAGTGTTGTTTTGTGAAGATATTAGCCGCATCTATGATTTTTTTGTGCTACACAAGTTACTTTATTT contains:
- the LOC131875922 gene encoding AAA-ATPase At3g50940-like; the encoded protein is MEMEALIGKIFSIIGFITFVQSYVPPQVRQIVRQWVMRIFDIVNLYCCVSLPEFKGKHGWNMNELYTDAEEYVKTLESAAEVRNLTAYRGVNARELGISPDTDQLIHDSFRGVRICWTQHTIQKMVDKETVERHAYTLKMNKLDQNLLKAYLNHVSEKAAEHKLGKRELKLYTNSGFYAIRGQGWNSMPFKHPSTFHTLALDPSIKKTIINDLDRFKAGKDFYRQIGRAWKRGYLLHGPPGTGKSSLIAAVANYMKYDIYDLELTKVSHNQELRALLTQTSEKAIIVIEDIDCSIDLTDRESKEKATESKLRSQLTLSGLLNFTDGLWSCCGEERIIIFTTNHPEHLDPALFRSGRMDVHIELSYCNFAVFKILAFSYLRIEAHELYPLVEEKISGAEMTPAEIIEILMSKTLRQSQSSQTEKEEKYVTKEEIHPENEPIEVVPDPDSDEKRLLLKVFILWNGGFEPTAVRKSMAGAYEGTGSSERGGAVYGAAEPMPILSVDCLGGRAHSTEISQFKGKHGWNMNELYRDAEEYVKTLESAAEARNQTAYLGVNTRELGISPETDQLIHDSFRGVRIESKEKATDSKLRSQLTLSGLLNFTDGLWSCCGEERIIIFTTNHPEHLDPALLRCGRMDVHIELSYCNLAVFKILAFSYLRIEAHELYPLVEEKIASGAKMTPAEIIEFLMSKVDTPDKAVSNLISALDAKIKEKHALRQSESSQTEKEEKWVTKEEINPENDPIEGI